Within Malus domestica chromosome 04, GDT2T_hap1, the genomic segment CGTACTGCAGCCAATCAAGGAAGCCtttcttaattaataatttcaaTAATTCTGGCCCACTCTTTTTTATTGTCAATGTTTGATCAAACCAACTACAGAAAGGAAACCAAAAACCACAACTCAAATATGAAATTGGTATCTAATTTTATTCATTAGATAAGAAAAAAACCTAGCCGATCAAGGTCGGTTTTAGGGTGTCCAACTACATAATGCAACGTGCAGTAAGGGGACAAAACTTAGTTAGGGCTAGAGACTGACGATTCCGATGCACGCTTAAGTTTCTTGGCCTTCCATTCGGTATCGGCAATCAGTGTGACGGGTCCTTCTACTGCCACTGCCGAGTTAGGAGCCTCGACAGAAAGAGGGGGGCCGGTTTGGCCTCCGATGCAAATGCATTCGCGAGTAATAGTATTGCAAAGTTTGAGGCCACCCGGTGGACATGTAATAACATATTCGCAATCTACGTCACGCAAACAAAGTTTGGAATCGACGGTTTTGTCTTCAGCTTCACCTTCTGCCGACGCTCTTAATAATAGTGACACACCTGAAAAATAGATACATATACATTAAGAAATTTACAAACTAGCATTGTACATGtaatttgagagagagaagagagagagagagagagagagtatcaCAGATTGCAAAACACAGGGTGACAAAGGAACCCATTCTGAAAGAAGCAGCAGTAGTCTTGCAATATAGATGATGAAGAatccaaaattttatttttgttgtgagcttctcaCCTAAGTCTCTCATTTTATACAGTGGAAGATGACTTAATTGATTGTTTTATGAGTGAAAACGCACGATATTCATTAATTAAGCATCAAAATAAACGTACAGATGATAGATCACAACGTCCTACGTGAACCTCTgaaatcttaattaattgattgtttttatgtaattaattttaaatatttactcCTCTAATTGTATGgataaattaatatttcatTTTTCGGTTTTTAAAAAGtagtttaattatttgattGTTCAGAAAGCCAGGTCTTTGTAAATTTACAAGCCAAAAATCACAACACCtggagcaaaaaatattcactaggcgacacgtgaacttttgacaaaactacccttgaggcataccggaatTCCTACGTGCAAGCAGCAGACaattatccctcaaccaagttaaaagtacccaaaataggtatcaacttaaaacctaatttattcatatatttcccatttcattatttagctaatcaattagctaaataatatacttattcctttcatatttcctaaaatcataataattgactaattaagggattaattacctaataaatcccttaattatcaattgaaacacccatccaaacctaaaactactaaagtggccggccaatCCCATCAAGAAAAGTAAACCATCTTATTCTCCACATTTTCcactattttccctttttaattgccctaattaactagccaattaattccaaaaaccaccagaacattcattttatgtttaaatagccaaataaattggctaattaaacctaaatcaaacacaaaaaccctagGTAGGCCGGTCacccctatccctataaatagattcccattttcaccaaaagataATTTCCAACACTtcggcaaaaatcccaaaattctctaaacactatttttctctaaattctaactttggcatcggaggttcttcggccaaagccccccattcatcgtgggcgcgtgaggctcttggcattaacctaaggtgttaattgttttgtaggtgcaaaattgtccaagatcaaggaggaagaaatttgcatccacaacaccAATATGTAATTAACTTTAAATATTTACTCCTCTTATTGTATAgataaatatttaattttttttgtataaatatttcattttcgattatttttcaacttttttttgttcaacTTCATTTTtcggttttaaaaaaaatagtttaattatttgattGTTCAGAAGGCTAGGTCTTAgtaaatttattcattgcaaACCAAAAATCACAACAGCAATACGAAATGTGTAGTGATTTATTCCTCTTTTTTTCTTGGACAAATTGATTTATTCATTAGTTAAAGAAAAAGTGTGGCTGATTAACATTAATTGGTGCAGAGGACAATGATCTTCCTACACGCTTAATTTCATTGGGCTCCGACGCATTCGCCATAAGTATCATAAGTTTGAGGCCACTTGGAATACATTTAAGCGCCTCATCAGCTGGAGGAGGGTCTTTGGGGCCTTCAACGCGTTCACAATTTCCACGAACACAAAATTTGATGTCACCAGGCGGACACTGAACTGCGAATTCACAATCGACATGTCGCCAACATTTGGTGTCGACAATAACTTCTCCTACTGCCGTTGCCGAGCCATCAGCTGGAGGAGGACTTTTCGGACCTTTGACGCACTCACAtttattaactacattgtaaaagatgaagTTAGTACAGAGGAAGAGACATAATTGatagagagaaacaagagagattgtattgattgattagaAAAAATGTATACAACTGAACTTAAGAAAATGATACCTATACAATCCCTTATATAGCCATATAACccaattacaataatacccttctaactatatttatgttatatccgttattactcccccctcaaactaaaCTTGGAGTATACAAGTGAAGTTTGAACTAGCCAGGTATTTGAGAATGATCTAGAACTGCGAAAGCAAGATGTCTGCCATGCTTCAAGAATTAACCTGCTGCAAAAAAGAAAGCAACCACTGGCACCTTTATAACTGTTGACCAAAACCTCTGCTCACCCCATTATCATCACACAAGATTACAACTTTAGCCGTTGGTGAAGCCATGATGAATGCCACAAGTACAATCCAGAAATCAAATCAGATGTATTTTTCTAGGCAGCAAGAGAATGACACTCTTGACATAAATTCTATGGCAACAAGAGAATGACACTCTTGACAAATTCTAAGGCAACAAGAGAATGACACCCTTGACAAATTCTAAGGAATCAAAGAAAGAATGATACTTTCTTAACCATCAAGAAAGAATGACGCAACAAGAGAATGACACTCTTGACAAATTCTATGGAATCAAAGAAAGAATGATACTTTCTTAACCATCAAGAAAGAATGACGCTTTCTTGAAATCTTGTAATCTAACCAAATCACTGattgaaaatcacaaaaatacAACAAAACTGCTAGAAAAACACACCGAGAATGTAGAGCAGATATCACCTGAGAAGATCCCATATCACAAGGCAGACACAATAGAGAATCAAGAAACTGACAACATCCCAAATCTGCAAGATCTTGCCACACCAGAGAAGGGAACACGAAGCAGTGGCAAATATAGAACTCAGAGAGCTGATCTGCGAACACTactaagaagaaagaaatagacCAATAATCTTGAAATCACTCTTTGACATTTCGTCAAACAGATAATGTGCAAGAATGCAATGgaaggaagaagtagagaacCATACCAAAAATTGCAGATCCTTCACATGAAAATTCTGAGCTGGGCAATTTATCAAACACCTGGACTGCAGCAAACAAGAAGCATAAGATtttgataccatattaactacattgcaaaaAATGAAGTTGGTATAGAGGAAGAAAGAATTGGtagagagaaacaagagagattgtattgattgattagaAAAAATGCATACAACTGAACTTAAGTAAATAATAGTTATACAATCCCTTATATAGTCATATAACccaattacaataataccctttTAACTATATTTTTGTTATTAACATTTTCCATGAACACAAAATTTGATGTCGCTTGGCGGGCAATGAACTGCGAATATTCACAATCGACTTCTCGCCAACATTTGGCGTTGGCAACTGCTTCTTCTACTGCCGTCGAGTCATCAGCCTTTGTCCCAATATTTGCTTCCACTTCTGCAGATACTCCTAGTAACAATACTGATGCACCTGAaatatacataaacatcatgaaaatatattaatcaaaggaattaatataaaaaagaaactaataagagagagagagagagagagagagagagactcacAGATGGCAATACTGAAAATCGAGACGACGAAACCCATTTTGAAAGAAATAACAattaggatttagggtttatATAAATATGACGAGGAAtgtgaaatttgatttttgttgtgagcttctcaTCTGAGCCCCTCAACATTTTATAGTGGATCAAATGACTCCATTTatggttgaaaaatgaaaaaatgggaagatattaattaattttaagaaTTGCAGTTTGCTCTCTTTATTATTGGTCAAAAGAAATGTATCCCATAATTCCCATTAGTAAAAGTACGTACCAAGTGAAGAACCAGCTGACAATGCTGACGCATAACGATTCTAAGCCCTCCATTCATTATACGTGCAATTTGTATTCATCAATACATAATTTTAACAATGAAGACCATTCCGACAGGCATGGCCACTGCCACAATCGATTTCAATTTTGTGAGCACCCCTTGAAGATGGGAGAAATCTAAACCTAGCTATCTAATTGAAGATGGTGGCGGAGGGAGTTACTGGAAGCCAACAAATCGCTTGAAAGTCTGGGTGCTCCGCACTTGCTGTAATCATTCATTGaatataaagaaaaactaatgaaaagagcttgtagattttgaattttaacaataaagataaaataaaggtaaaataaatagtaccaggattgactttttagtgtaaaaatgtggtttttcgttaaagtaaacagtaccgggagcttttcgttaaagttcttgaATATAATTGAcgaaatcaatttctaattttttgttcttttgatttggtttggtattagagcctttAGGGTTAGTACCACCACTATACACGTGTCAAATTTGTTTAACTATACACGTGTCAAATTTCTAGTGGATTAGTACCACCATTTATCGCTGCCATTTGGTGCTACAGTATCATCTAATAATTTCTCTTACTAAGTGCAAGCATTTTTCATAAATTTCTACGGTTAATGCTAGAGAAAAACATTGttagactaaatttataaattaaatgatgtgtcactagtAAGAAATTAGTAcgttaattaacaattaaataataatctaattatcaacttttatgttatttagtttacaaaaatttgatctaaaaatttagtttctTTAGTTTACCCAATTTCTACTATATGCTTTGAACCGGCTTAATTATTTTGGTTAGAAATATTTCCTGGTATtacaatataatttaattttacttggtacaacacaaaacaaataattttatttgatcaTAATTCTTGGGCTTTTTAAATTAGGAGCCCACTTTTTTATCTCAACATTGTAAAAGAGTTTAATGTATTTTATGTTACACAATTATCAACTGATCAGAGTGGCGCAGCGGAAGCGTGGTGGGCCCATAACCCACAGGTCCCAGGATCGAAACCTGGCTCTGATATAGTAGTGGCTTCCGGTGGCGTTCCATTTTtcgactttttttttattctaccccaaaagcacttttgtaCATTATCTTCTGCCTTTTTGGGTAGGgcctttttggattttttttttctttctttcccagAAGCACTTTTGTACTTATCTTCTGGTTCTGTATTTATCCTCGAGGAGAAGCACTTTTAGTCAAATTTCATACATCATAAACAGATTCTGAGAAACACATAACCACGTTTTCGTTTGgatgtatttttaaaatgattgaaagggcttttaaaaaaaatgtgggttccaaaagcacttaaagtgtttttccaggatttacttgcatgtttactaaaaattagttctaaaacattttcaagaaaaacgttttttgttattttaaaagcacattcaaacGAGCAATCTGTAATACAATTTTTACTTATAAGGCTTTTTCCTGTATTTTTTTCTATTGGCTTTAAGTTCATGTAAAGATTCTCGATAAAAAATGTTCATGTAAAGATTCCTCTCTCTGGATTGTTTATatataaggctttttagccaaattggatcctaaaatttgcataactcctcattttgatcattgagatttgaaatcgatataattggtccctgagtttgtccacaaTTAATCATTTCCTTCTATGAAAAGTTTCcataaaataaggataaaatgacaaaatatcctcaacttttgtcaaatcattttggtctattatttattatattgaTGGTAGTTTTGttatttggattttaatttaacataatttttcactaaatgactaaaatgattgatgatggacaatctcaatgatccttttattaatttcaaatttaagaGACTAAAGTGAGGAGTTAGCAAATCATGaatcattttatttaaaaagcTTATATATAAACACGAGTAGGCCAACGAGCCTACAACTCCTTTCTCAGCCATTCCTCCTATCTATctctttcatcttcttcctcctctcctCTCAGTTCTCCTGTTCCTTCTCTCATGGCAGCAACAACATCATCAAGTACTTCTGCAGAAGCACTTCCCAATCTAAGAATCGTAGTAGAAAGTAACCCTTCCAATTCACGATTATCTGAGTTGGGTATTAACTCATGGCCCAAGTAAGTAATGTTAATTTCTCTTAGCTCTCTCATAGCGAGATCTTCAGTTGTAAAGTAATTCGTTTGTCTTCCTGAACATTTGCTTGACTAAAAACAATAATCTAAACTACTCTAACACGGGGAGAGGTCTAACCACATATGTTGTTTTTCATGATCATTTGATATTACAATATATGCTTCCTAGCTTGTCCGTCCCTCTGAAGTCTTGACACGCTTAATTAATTTGCCAGTTATACTTTTGAACATTGGTTCTCAAAGTGCTTTAGCTGGCTAATACATCAGGATAGAGATTCAAACTCGTGTCCGAATTGAGGACCGGCCACACAAACATGGCCGGTCTAACCACATATGTTGTTTTCATGACCATTTAGTTGAATCGTCCTTTTGAAATCTTGGCAATTAATTTGTTAGCTATACTTTCGAACTCGAGATTCTGAATAGAGATATTAATTTGTGTAATCAGATGGGGGTGTCCACCGGGAAAGTACACATTCAAGTTTGATGCAGCGGAGACATGTTATCTGGTGAAAGGCAAGGTGAAGGTTTACCCTAGAAAAGGCTCATCATCGTCATCTGATAAGGAGTTTGTAGAGTTTGGTGCTGGAGACCTTGTGACCATTCCCAAGGGACTCAGTTGCACATGGGACGTCTCAGTTGCTATTGATAAACACTACAAATTCGATTCTTCATGATcatatcatcttcatcatcttcatcatcttaactaattaactaattaactaattaagctAGCCATCTTCCATTAATTCCTGTAGCTTCTAGTTAATTTGCTTCTAGTTTATGTCTAAACATGAAGGGCCTGTAATTAAGCAGAATGTTGGAACCCTCAGTCCCACATCGGACAGAGGGAGAAGAATAGAATGCTTTAAATAGAAATACCCCTCTCTAACTAACATCGAggctttttgtgataaaaccccacacctgaggattgtgcaggtggttaggtggggacagtatcggtcTTGTTAGAGTGGGCCCTCGGCCCGTCGACCTGaaatttgtgataaaaccccacacctgaggattgtgcaggtggttaagtggggacagtatcggtcTTGTTAGAGTGGGCCCTCGGCCCGTCGACCTGAAAATttccacatggtatcagagccaggaggCGGGCCCGTACTGCCACGTGATTGGATGGGTCCCCTTTGGCCCCGCGCGATTGTCCACGTAGGCCAAAGATGCCACGTGTTTGGGTGGGTCCCCATTGGCCCCGCGTGATTGGGTGAGTCCCGAcatggctccacgtggttgccgatgtgtggaaattcacgtgtgacccataagtggggtctcacgtgcgggggagtgttggaacccTCAGTCCCACATCGGACAGAGGGAGAAGAATAGAATGCTTTAAATAGAAATACCCCTCTCTAACTAAcatcgaggccttttgtgataaaaccccacacctgaggattgtgcaggtggttaagtggggacagtatcggtcTTGTTAGAGTGGGCCCTCGGCCCGTCGACCTGAAAATTTCCACACAGAAATTCTACAATGCACTGAAGCACTGAACGGTTAAATTAATATGGTTGGATTTTGAGTTTCTTAACGTTCAAATACTAGTGCATTTCATACACCAAAGTGTTGTAAAAAATCCGCAATTAATTAAGTTCTTGAATCCAAGATAGAAAAAAGGGATTAATGCAGTAGTTCTACTTTTGTTAATGCAAAGTGGTCTTACTCCCTATGCGGATGAGATTATGATTTTACGGAGGTGCTTTTTTTGTTCCTTTATTGACTGATCAGCTCATTTTTTAGGTTGTTGACccaaaaaacttatttttaagAGATCTTTTTGTGTGCTAGGAACACGGTCCCTACACAGTAAGTGTCGTAATACAAATAGTTTGATActtaaaaagaaattttaaCTGCTTGTATTATGATACTTGGTGCACCTAGCTGTATTACTGCTGgtacactaattttttttttctatctatTTTTAAATTGGATTTTTAACATGCAACACAATATTGCAGAGAAGCCCTCCTTTTTGTAACTTTGAGCACGTGAAAccatatttaaaattttcagaaaTCTCGAACTCTTTTGACAATGTGGACATACAaataatacaacaacaaattaACAATACAATGCAAGCAAAAGCAGAAATTTTTTGCTTTCAGTTGCTCACTCCCAAAATGCACACGATTCCAAATGTCACATGTGTTTTTGTCATCATACTTTTTGCCAGGGAGTTTAACGAGTCAAATGGAAGAGTTGAGTTGAGTTGGACGAGATAATATTTTGATAGGGTTGCTGAGGGAGAGCATCATATGTTTGTCCTCTTTGCTTCTTTTTCATCACTCCAGTGTGAATGTGACTTgaatatttgatcatatcataCGCATGATCTTTTTATATCTTGTTTTCCTTTTCTCAGTTCTGCGTGCTCTCGATGCCTTGACCATTTACGGTACCCCAAAAAGAacaatcttttcaatttttgtgcaGTTCTTAATATGCACGTTCATATTTTACTAGAATCCAAGTGCTTTTTAGGAAGCACTTCTGAAAAAAGCGCCAACTTATAAGCGCTTTGGTTGGTAGAAAACACTTTTGGCCCTTCATGAAGCAATCCGAAACACTCCCTAAATTATGAATCCTTGAAGTGCTTGACTAAattaaggagaaaaaaaaaaagtttggaaCTCTTCAATTCCCATTTCCTTTTTCTGTTGTTTGTTTAACGTAGTATTGATTTTATGAACTTGTATGATACGGTGGCCTTCGAATTTCGGTTGATGATATCGATTGATTGTTGCGGTTAGGTAGAGACCCACTGTGGAAGTAACCGATCACAAGGCCCACGGTGCCATTCCAGAGCCTGGATCAGTTGTCATTGCTAGAGTAAGGGATCGTCAACAAGATCATTGCATAACATAGCTCACTTTCTCCAATCATGATGCAGATTGTTGGACTGATTCGTGTATGTAAATCTTGCCGGCGTTTCTTTCATTATAGCAGGTTACCAAAGTGATGGAAATGATGGCTTCTGCTGATATTTTGTGTCTTGGCACGAAGTCTGTGCGCGGTATATGCAATATTCCTTTTGAATAATGACTACATAGGCGTTGCATTTATCTCGTGCATATTCGGATTGTAGTTTGTCTAGTGAAGTTAGTTGCTGTTCTGTTTCGTTTTCAAAACGTCATTTGGTTTATAAGCTGTTTTCTATTAACAGGCTTCAAGATGTAAGAGCCACCGAAATTGACAAAGTAGATATGCTTTCATCTTTTCGCCCGGGTGACATTGTGAGAGCTCATGTTGTATCCTTTATGTGTGGAATGCCCCTGTGAGAGCTCATGTTGTATCCTTTATGTGTGGAATGCTTTCATCTTTTCGCCCGGGTGACATTGTGACGCCTTTCCGTtgcagataatttttttttttgggtgaactTCGGTGATATGTTTAATACGACGTCCATTGTGCTTGATGTTCATATTGCAGTGATTAGTTACGGAAACAGTTTTCTTGATTCTTTCATTAAGCTGTTGCTTGGAGACGCTAAGGCTTATCTGTCAACCGCAAAGAACGAA encodes:
- the LOC103427751 gene encoding uncharacterized protein, yielding MAATTSSSTSAEALPNLRIVVESNPSNSRLSELGINSWPKWGCPPGKYTFKFDAAETCYLVKGKVKVYPRKGSSSSSDKEFVEFGAGDLVTIPKGLSCTWDVSVAIDKHYKFDSS